From Thermoflavifilum aggregans, a single genomic window includes:
- a CDS encoding phosphatase PAP2 family protein: MESFQTTRPMNGKGSLSAWLHLLLTVVGLSCCLFFFFPAQAQNPDIQLLRDINLHRPRYLDQTFLWITRSTIPLSVALPASYLIEGHIKHDTLSWLRGTDMVLSLAITGIVTEGLKWAIHRPRPYMTYPDIEHLQNDQDGSFPSGHTSLAFCTATSLTLLHARWYITVPAWTWACAVAYSRLDLGMHYPSDVLAGMVVGAGSAWAGFRLQQWWLHKQQKKQAAALTAFHPDPFLSMVIRNSNKSF, encoded by the coding sequence ATGGAAAGTTTCCAAACAACCCGGCCAATGAATGGCAAAGGTTCACTGTCAGCGTGGCTTCACCTGTTGCTAACAGTTGTAGGGCTTTCCTGTTGCCTGTTTTTCTTCTTTCCCGCACAGGCCCAGAATCCCGATATTCAACTGCTGCGCGATATTAACCTGCATCGCCCGAGATATCTGGATCAAACCTTTCTCTGGATTACCCGCTCTACCATTCCCCTGAGTGTGGCGCTACCGGCCAGTTATTTGATTGAGGGTCACATCAAGCACGACACGCTTTCCTGGTTGCGGGGCACCGATATGGTGCTTTCCCTGGCAATAACAGGTATAGTGACAGAAGGGTTGAAATGGGCCATTCACCGGCCAAGGCCCTACATGACTTATCCGGATATTGAACATCTGCAAAACGACCAGGATGGATCTTTCCCATCGGGTCATACTTCTCTGGCCTTTTGCACCGCCACCTCCCTCACCCTGCTTCATGCGCGATGGTATATTACAGTGCCGGCCTGGACATGGGCCTGTGCGGTAGCTTATTCCAGGCTTGATCTAGGAATGCATTACCCAAGCGACGTGCTGGCAGGTATGGTGGTAGGCGCCGGATCAGCCTGGGCAGGATTTCGGCTGCAGCAATGGTGGCTGCACAAACAACAGAAAAAACAAGCTGCAGCCCTTACGGCTTTCCATCCTGATCCCTTTTTATCAATGGTCATCCGGAATTCAAATAAATCATTTTAA
- a CDS encoding efflux RND transporter periplasmic adaptor subunit: MSHEFARKCLYLLIGVGLCACHASQTDEDTGDNIQEVVTPVKVAAVHIGSIADQISLNAVATYLKKNNLKANVNGYLVSVQASLGLPVKAGQPLFVIQTKEARAVDVLADSLPAGLLPYRNNVVIRASQNGFVSQLYHQTGDYVTDGEPLCDISDQNSFAFLLQVPFEWASDVHPGQHCALQLPDGSTLAAQVAYQMPMVDPNAQTQQFVLKVHNSRNLPENLVARATLVRHVYPHALLLPRTAILTNEEQNSFWVMKVINDSTAVRVPVQPGIQQDSVVQVVSPLFHPGDRVVTVGNYGLPDTARIRIIP; the protein is encoded by the coding sequence ATGAGCCATGAGTTTGCCCGAAAATGCTTATACCTGCTGATTGGTGTGGGGTTATGTGCCTGCCATGCTTCACAAACGGACGAAGATACAGGAGATAATATCCAGGAAGTGGTTACACCTGTAAAAGTCGCAGCCGTACACATCGGATCAATTGCCGATCAGATATCCCTCAATGCAGTTGCTACCTATCTGAAAAAAAATAACCTGAAGGCAAATGTAAATGGCTACCTGGTGTCGGTACAAGCTTCACTGGGCTTGCCAGTAAAGGCGGGCCAACCGCTTTTTGTGATCCAAACCAAGGAAGCCCGTGCAGTGGATGTACTGGCTGACTCCCTCCCTGCTGGTCTATTGCCGTATCGGAATAATGTAGTCATCCGTGCCAGTCAGAATGGTTTTGTCAGCCAGTTGTACCACCAGACAGGTGATTATGTCACAGACGGGGAGCCCTTATGCGATATTAGCGACCAGAATAGTTTTGCATTTTTGCTGCAAGTACCTTTTGAATGGGCTTCCGACGTGCATCCCGGTCAGCATTGCGCCCTGCAATTACCCGATGGTTCCACACTTGCGGCACAGGTGGCCTATCAGATGCCAATGGTTGATCCCAATGCACAAACGCAGCAATTTGTACTGAAGGTGCACAATTCGCGCAATTTACCGGAAAACCTGGTCGCACGGGCTACCCTGGTCAGACATGTGTATCCGCATGCCCTGTTGCTGCCCCGGACGGCTATCCTAACCAATGAAGAACAAAACAGTTTCTGGGTGATGAAGGTGATAAACGACAGTACTGCCGTGCGTGTGCCTGTTCAGCCTGGTATTCAGCAGGATAGCGTAGTACAGGTAGTGAGCCCGTTATTTCATCCGGGTGATCGGGTGGTAACGGTCGGTAATTACGGATTGCCGGATACAGCCCGTATCCGGATTATTCCATAA
- a CDS encoding TolC family protein — protein sequence MGKPESNLFQYIYRKLHLILSAGCLFGCIQGLPVAIQAQQNLSDYLTVARQRSPLLKDYANQQAAIQLDSLLIRAAQRPYVSASGILMFAPVISGYGYDQAITNGGQYAALASITQPVFNRKILQPQFRQLHLQQQVIANQRSISTYDLEKSVALQYLNAYASLMLLTHNEEMLHLMRQQQVIVQRLVQQGVYQYADYLNVTVSLQNQQITVDQLQSQYHHDLALLRYLCGIHDTATVRLDEPDIQLHTLKPSASVFLQSYLLDSLMIANQREVNATRYLPTINWFADAGLNTSQLSTAYKRFGTSFGISLSIPIYDGHQRRLENEKLDLQELSRQQYQQFFTTQYHQQISGLYQQLRETEQQILSITQKLATSEELLAVDRQLVQTGNVRITDYLLAIQQHLLVQNSLDQARIRRWQVITELNYWLH from the coding sequence ATGGGTAAACCTGAATCAAACCTTTTTCAATACATTTATCGGAAGTTACACCTCATCTTATCTGCAGGTTGTTTGTTTGGTTGTATACAGGGATTACCCGTAGCTATTCAGGCTCAACAAAACTTAAGTGATTATCTTACTGTTGCCCGTCAACGCAGTCCTTTGCTGAAGGATTATGCCAATCAGCAGGCTGCCATACAGCTTGATAGCCTGCTGATACGGGCTGCCCAGCGGCCCTATGTGTCGGCCAGCGGTATCTTAATGTTTGCACCCGTGATCAGTGGCTATGGTTATGATCAGGCGATTACCAACGGGGGACAATATGCGGCATTAGCCAGCATAACCCAACCTGTTTTTAACCGAAAAATTCTTCAACCTCAATTCCGGCAACTTCATCTTCAGCAGCAGGTAATCGCCAACCAAAGAAGTATCAGCACGTACGACCTGGAAAAATCAGTAGCCCTGCAATATCTGAATGCTTATGCCAGTTTGATGCTGCTTACCCATAATGAAGAGATGTTGCATCTGATGAGGCAACAACAGGTTATTGTGCAGCGACTGGTGCAACAAGGTGTTTATCAGTATGCTGATTACCTGAACGTAACCGTCAGCCTGCAAAATCAACAAATTACCGTAGATCAGCTGCAAAGCCAGTATCATCATGATCTGGCGCTCCTCCGCTATCTCTGCGGCATTCACGATACAGCTACTGTCCGATTGGATGAACCTGATATTCAGCTTCACACCCTGAAACCGTCAGCATCCGTTTTTCTGCAATCGTATTTGCTGGACAGCCTGATGATCGCCAACCAGCGTGAGGTAAATGCAACCCGCTATCTGCCAACTATTAACTGGTTTGCAGATGCCGGACTCAATACTTCACAATTATCAACTGCATACAAAAGATTCGGTACCAGTTTCGGAATCAGCCTCAGCATCCCTATTTACGACGGGCATCAACGCCGGCTGGAGAACGAAAAACTGGATCTGCAGGAGCTTAGCCGGCAACAATATCAGCAGTTTTTCACCACTCAATATCATCAGCAAATCTCGGGATTGTACCAACAATTGCGTGAAACAGAACAACAAATTCTCTCAATCACCCAAAAACTGGCCACCAGTGAAGAACTCCTGGCTGTCGACAGACAACTGGTACAAACTGGGAATGTCCGCATTACAGATTATTTGCTGGCTATACAGCAACACCTGTTGGTGCAGAATAGCCTGGATCAGGCCAGAATTCGTCGCTGGCAGGTGATTACTGAATTAAATTACTGGTTGCATTAA
- a CDS encoding PepSY-like domain-containing protein, translated as MKHVLCLLMGCAAFAQVSYAQHIPESKVPASCVQAFHKLYPQVKNYFWEKEHQNFEANWKEKGYDHSVAFSATGAFAGSETDVPLSQIPQPIRDYAEKHHLNIKEASINEDAQHRKTYELDDAKGMAYIFDVQGKWIKTQKAD; from the coding sequence ATGAAACATGTATTATGCTTGTTGATGGGGTGTGCTGCTTTTGCACAGGTATCATATGCCCAGCACATCCCGGAAAGCAAAGTGCCGGCTTCCTGTGTACAGGCTTTTCATAAACTGTATCCGCAGGTAAAAAACTATTTTTGGGAAAAAGAACATCAGAACTTTGAAGCCAACTGGAAGGAAAAAGGATATGACCACAGTGTAGCTTTTTCTGCTACCGGTGCTTTCGCCGGGTCTGAAACAGATGTGCCCCTGAGTCAGATTCCACAGCCCATCAGAGACTATGCAGAAAAGCATCATCTGAATATCAAAGAGGCTTCGATAAACGAAGATGCACAACATCGCAAAACTTATGAGCTGGATGATGCAAAGGGAATGGCTTATATCTTTGACGTGCAAGGGAAATGGATAAAAACACAGAAGGCAGATTAA